A genomic stretch from Phaeodactylum tricornutum CCAP 1055/1 chromosome 22, whole genome shotgun sequence includes:
- a CDS encoding predicted protein has protein sequence MLTIQSFLIALACTSACFYTHVSAFAPLTLGRAPAFVLSAGGFEWEDPSEAFDQGVENPFKSEVLVGSDEKIKSSAGRLLGPRLNGSNVYFVGIMGSGKSAVGDILARRMGTYNFLDTDEIIERATGMTIPEIFKAEGEEGFRTVEAQVLDSVHPYVRCIISTGGGIVIKLENWSKLQTGLVVWLDCEPEVIMRRIEGTDRPLLQTDNPLQKLKDLLAEREDKYSQADIRIKVTEDMDTEHVADLAIRELHNFIDENPPAWKLAKSKAQAEGLDWVK, from the exons ATGCTGACTATACAATCTTTCTTGATCGCTCTCGCATGTACTAGCGCTTGCTTTTATACCCATGTTTCGGCGTTCGCACCCTTAACCCTTGGGAGGGCACCCGCCTTTGTGCTGAGCGCCGGCGGTTTCGAATGGGAGGATCCCAGCGAAGCTTTCGACCAAGGGGTTGAGAACCCTTTCAAGAGTGAGGTACTCGTTGGTAGTGACGAAAAAATTAAATCGTCCGCCGGTCGCCTACTTGGACCTCGATTAAATGGTTCCAACGTCTATTTCGTCGGAATCATGGGATCTGGGAAATCGGCGGTTGGCGACATCCTTGCCAGGA GAATGGGGACGTACAATTTTCTCGATACTGACGAAATAATCGAAAGAGCAACAGGAATGACGATACCTGAAATATTCAAAGCAGAAGGTGAAGAAGGCTTTCGAACGGTGGAAGCGCAAGTTTTGGACTCGGTACACCCATACGTCCGTTGTATCATAAGCACTGGCGGCGGAATCGTCATCAAATTGGAAAATTGGTCAAAACTTCAAACTGGTCTCGTGGTTTGGCTGGATTGTGAGCCCGAGGTTATCATGAGACGAATTGAAGGAACAGACCGACCATTGTTACAGACCGACAACCCCTTACAAAAGCTGAAAGACTTACTGGCAGAGCGAGAGGATAAGTACAGTCAGGCTGATATCCGTATCAAAGTGACGGAAGACATGGACACAGAACACGTTGCTGATCTAGCTATTCGAGAATTACACAATTTTATCGACGAGAATCCTCCTGCATGGAAACTAGCGAAATCAAAGGCTCAGGCTGAAGGGCTGGACTGGGTGAAATGA
- a CDS encoding predicted protein, giving the protein MSEDEAMWIDVSKAQDGGVKKKILQEAPDGATGPPPDGYEVTAHYTGTLTSDGSKFDSSVDRGKPFNFTIGQGQVIKGWDEGFASMKVGEKAMLEIRSDYGYGDSGSPPKIPGGATLNFEVELLGLKEKRKEKWEMSTQERLEVANKLKTEGTELFQQQKFKDAVALYEDAASYAVDEGISGNDVPDEERPLYVSCWSNAAFCYIKLKDWPEATRSCNNVLEIDTELASNVKALYRRGLARMKLGLLKEAKEDLMAAYKIDAVNKDVRKALTQLKEAVAESKRKEKAAFGGFFNKVDFYDDKKGPLIPNAKGDNPHVFFQIKQGEEDLGRVVMQLYRDITPKTSENFRCLCTGEKGVGKSDKPLYFKGSTFHRVIKDFMIQGGDFTAGNGTGGESIYGEKFDDENFVIKHTSGGLLSMANSGPGTNGSQFFITCKETPHLDNKHVVFGHVVEGMEVIQKIENTPTGASDKPVTEVTIEDCGEMPADYRP; this is encoded by the exons AtgtcggaagacgaagccaTGTGGATTGACGTTTCCAAGGCTCAAGATGGAGGCGTCAAGAAAAAGATCCTGCAGGAGGCACCGGACGGTGCGACGGGACCGCCTCCCGACGGTTACGAAGTCACGGCCCATTACACGGGTACCTTGACCTCGGACGGGTCCAAGTTCGACAGTAGCGTGGATCGCGGTAAACCTTTCAACTTTACAATTGGACAGGGACAGGTCATCAAGGGATGGGACGAGGGCTTTGCGTCCATGAAGGTGGGCGAAAAGGCCATGCTAGAGATTCGCTCGGACTACGGCTACGGCGACTCGGGCTCACCACCCAAGATCCCCGGAGGGGCGACGCTCAACTTCGAAGTCGAGTTGCTCGGACTCAAAGAAAAACGCAAGGAAAAATGGGAAATGAGTACGCAGGAAAGATTGGAAGTGGCCAATAAGCTCAAGACGGAAGGAACAGAGCTctttcaacaacaaaaattcAAGGATGCGGTTGCACTGTACGAAGACGCGGCATCGTACGCCGTAGACGAAGGTATCTCGGGAAACGACGTCCCAGACGAAGAAAGACCTCTGTATGTGAGTTGTTGGTCCAATGCGGCTTTTTGTTACATCAAGTTGAAAGATTGGCCCGAGGCCACTCGCTCCTGCAATAATGTTTTGGAAATCGACACAGAACTAGCGTCAAATGTAAAAGCATTGTATCGCCGTGGATTAGCGCGAATGAAGCTAGGTCTCTTGAAGGAAGCTAAGGAAGATTTGATGGCTGCTTACAAGATCGACGCAGTGAACAAAGATGTGCGCAAAGCACTAACTCAGCTGAAGGAAGCGGTCGCGGAGAGCAAAAGGAAGGAAAAAGCtgcctttggaggatttTTCAACAAAGTCGATTTCTACGATGACAAGAAAGGTCCGCTTATCCCCAACGCCAAAGGAGATAACCCGCACGTCTTCTTTCAGATTAAACAAGGGGAAGAAGATCTTGGTCGCGTTGTGATGCAACTATACAGAGATATTACTCCCAAGACGTCCGAGAATTTCCGATGCTTGTGTACGGGAGAAAAGGGTGTCGGAAAATCCGATAAGCCACTGTATTTCAAGGGGTCAACATTCCATCGCGTCATTAAAGATTTTATGATCCAAGGAGGAG ACTTTACTGCTGGAAACGGTACAGGTGGTG AATCAATTTATGGCGAAAAGTTTGACGACGAGAACTTTGTCATTAAGCACACATCTGGTGGGCTATTGTCGATGGCAAACTCCGGTCCGGGTACAAATGGTAGTCAGTTCTTTATCACGTGTAAGGAGACTCCCCACCTCGACAATAAGCATGTCGTTTTTGGACACGTTGTCGAGGGCATGGAAGTCATCCAGAAGATCGAAAACACTCCAACTGGAGCCAGCGATAAGCCAGTCACGGAGGTTACCATTGAAGATTGCGGTGAAATGCCCGCGGACTATCGCCCTTAG